The segment CGCTGGGCAGTccagtgccagtgtctcctatgtcatgCAATTCAATTCCAAGTTTCTTTAAGCATTGAGGAAATGACCCCAATAATATGGTAGCAAAATCATGGAAACTTCCATTGGGCAGAGACCTCAATCATATAGTCCAATGCCTTAAAATGGcttcagagacctgggttcaagttgtctctctgacatgtactggctatgtgaccctaggcaaatcacttaccctctaaATGACTTAGGCAAGTCTCTAAGTCTATGCCTTCCAGAGTGGTTGCTGCTTTGGTAAAGTCAGCTCTCTTTGCTATGAATTctctactaatgaaatcacagatctggtacaaaagaaaactattagggaaaaaaatgacttctgGAGGCTTGAAAGAGAGCAGAGcagttaacatttttttcatgctttattTATAGTGAAAGACCAATTGCTTCCATGTTGTTCTACCTGGCCTGCCTCATTGGCTTTTATTATCTCTTTCGCTGGTACCGGGAGAGGCAGGTGGTGAGTAACCTTGAGGACAAATATGTCTTTATCACCGGCTGTGACACTGGATTTGGGAACCTGTTGGCCAAGCAGCTAGACCTTCGAGGCCTGAGAGTACTAGCGGCCTGTCTGACAGAGAAAGGGGCTGAGCAGCTGAGACGTGGGACTTCAGACAGGGTAGAGACAGTGATCCTGGATGTAACCAAGACCGAGAGCATCAATGCAGCGGCCCAGTGGGTGAAGGAACGTGTGGGAAATAAAGGTATGAACGAAAGAgagacattatttcatttttcttaaatccTTAAGCATGAAGAAGGAATATGTGGGGTTTGAAAGCTTCATTTCGTCACTTAGCAGGACAGGGAAGGCCTTTcgtgttgttttcatttgctcAATAGTTTACCTTGGAAAATGATCACTGGGGATTTGGGGATGTTGTTTCCATCTTGAGATTAGAGGATTTAGAGGcataatcttttctttaaaaattaattagttaattcatttttagttttcaacatacacttccataaaagtttgactttgaaattttctccccctcctcaaaacggcatgtaatttgatataggctctacttatatatgtatattaaacatattttcacattagtcatgatgtagagaagaattagaactaatgagaggagccatgagaaagaagaaacaaaacaaaacaacgaaagaaaaggagagcaaatggtATGCtctgctctgcattcagactccaaagttctttctctggatgtggatagcatttccattgtgagtcttattgagttgtcttagattgttgtattgttgagaagagctaagtctatcagtcaGTCACTGCACAATGTGGCTCTTACTGAGTACAATGCTCTCCTTATTCTACTGACTTTACTCAatatcaattcatatgtctttccaggtttttctgaaatctgcctgctcgtcatttcttatagcacaatagtattcccatTGCTTCTCTGTAGTAActgtattcattattttttatagtgCAATAATAAACCTTTGTGTTTCTAAATGTATTCTTGACCTGGGCTTCAAATCTAGAGAAGAGGGAATTTTTGTACTGGATTGTATGCTAGATTCCttattaaatcaatcaatcaatcaatcaatcaatcaaccaattagACTATGATCTGTGATTCCATCTGTGTGGGGAACTCACTTGTGTAGAAATTGCCAATGGAAATAGGTAACTCATTTGTAAATGACAGAACTTTAGAGGTGCCTAGGTTGAGTAACTTCtgcagtcagtcaatcaataaaccttATAAAgcccctactatatgctaggtactatgttaagtgcaGAGGACAccaaaagaggcagaagacagtccctgctgtcaagaagtttataatctaatgattATAAGGATAATGTTCATGATCATACAACTAATATTTATCAGAGGCAGGGCCCAAActgaggccttcctgactccaaggctctCTCTTTACAGCCTCTCATTAATTTGATTAGAGTTGGAATATATTAGAGTCTATACCTCAGATTAGTCTAGGTATGCTCTAACATCCCTTTCCAGTGCTACATTTTAATGCACTTGTGATTTTGATTTACATCTTTGTAGGACTCTGGGGCCTCGTTAATAATGCAGGAGTTGCCTATCCAGAGGTTTGCACTGAGTTGATGACCAAGGATAACCTTACAAAGACACTGAATGTCAACCTGATTGGAGTAATTGAGGTGACAATGAGCATGCTACAAATGGTGAAGCAAGCCAGGGGGAGAATTGTTAATGTCTCTAGCATCCTGGGGAGACTTGCTTTCATTTCAGTACCCTACAGCTGTTCCAAGTATGGAgtagaagccttttctgattgtCTGAGGTAACTATAATACTTCATCCATCcaaacatccatccatccatgtacgcttccatccattcatccatccaggGTAGAGGGAATGCAATCAGGGAGAGTATCTCAATCCTGTAAGTAGATGAGGCCCTGAACTGGGCAGTTGCCATGTGAGTGAAATGAAAGGGATAGATTTGAGAGATCTTGTCAAGATAGAATtgataaaatttggcaactgatgaggagtgagtgagagtgaagagttgaaggTGTATTCAGGATTGGAAACTTAGGTGACTAGAAGGATTGTGGTGCCcccaacagaaacagagagattaggaagaggagagaatttagGAAGAAcaataatgaattttgttttggatgtATTGCATTTGAGAGACATATAGGATGTCCCATCCATCTAGAAGTGTCCATTGTGTCCAGTTGGTGACATGGACCTGGAGTTCAGtcaaatcaacaaggatttattcatcacctattatgtgccagaaagAGAAACTAGGAGTGGATATATAGAAGTGACTGTCATCTGAAAAGAGATGATGGTCGAACCCACTGGGGCTGACAGATTACTGAGAGATAATAAAGAGAGAAGACCTACAGTAGAACCCTGGTGATGCAGTGAAGGAGGCTGAGAAGTGGCCAGAgtgagaaccaggaaagagcaggGTCATAAAAACCGAGGGAGGAGGAAGTGTCTACAAGTAGGTGCTGGTAATAGTACCCAATACTAGAGATATATCAAGAAGaataaagactgaaaataaaagacattggatttgtcaattaagaaaGCATGAGTagtttggagagaacagtttcagttgagtgatgagtcTGGAAGTCAGATCCCAAGGATTTGGGAAGTGAGCAAGTGGTGAGAAAGTGGAGGCCATGAGTGTAGATGGATTTTTCTATGAGTTTCATTTTAAAAGGGAGGAAGAGTATAGCACAATAAGTTTAGGGGATaatgagatcaaatgaaatgaaaagatgctTGCTTCTTGGAAGAAaggctatggcaaatctggacaggaatctaaaaagcagagatatcattttactgacaaaggtctgtatagtcaaaactatggtttttccaggAGCAATGTATGTCTCTGAGAGTTGGACTCTAAGGCaagctgagtgctgcagaattgacatgttcaaattttgattctggagaagacttttgagagttccttgtacagcaaggagatcaaatcagtcaatacttaaagaaattaattcaggctattcaccggaaggtcaaatactaaagttgaagcttaaatacttcacccatataatgagaagacaggactcattggaaaaggccctgattttgggaaagattgaaggcaaaaggaaaaggggattgcagaggaagagatggatagatagtatcatagaaacaatgaatatgaacttgCACAGGCTTCAAGAGAAAGtagaggatagaagggcttgTCATGCTAAGATCCGTGGGATTATGAAACATTACCAAAGACTCCAACAGAAGCAACAACAGTAAGaccaaatgaaatgatttttaaggatgaggaagatAGACTGTATTGCCCATTTGCAGGCAAAAAGGAAGGAGCCATTGGataaggagaaattgaaaattaaGGAAAAGAGGGAATGATCAAAAAGGTACACTCCTAGAAGAGATGGGATCAAGGATACAAGTAAAGGAGTGATCATTAGCAAGAGAAGGTCTACATTTTCCCCTACAACTGAGGATTCCAAGCATATTTGTATTTGCCCTTGAGGATTGTGGTCAGATTGAAGCATTGTATACCTTAAGTGAATACATACATAGTCACATTTCTGTCATCAGTGTTCTACAAACAGGATGCTCTGTCTCTTGGCTTGGGCATTTTCTGTGGCTGTCCCCCATGCGTGGGATGctgtctttcctcatctctgtctcttagcTGCCCAGGAGTAAATTCCAgcaaaaatcctaccttctacaggatcAGGATGCCTTTTCAGattcctcttaattttagtgcttccccttgttgattatttcctatatatAACTTGAAcatagtttgcatgttgtccGCCTgtcagttccttgaaggtagggactctCTTTTGGCTCTTCTCATATCCTCAGTGCCTGGAGCATTATTATggtttcagtcattcagttgtgtctattTCTACTCATGAACaagtctatggggttttcttggtaaagatactagagtgttttgccatttctttctcctgtgtgtctccattttacaaatgaggaactgaggcaaatatgggttaagtgacttgtctaggattacACAATTAACaagtttctgaggtaggatttgaactcagattttccttccTGGGCctcccaggcccagtgctttattcactgcaccacctagctttccaCCTAGaacatagacacttaataaatgctgagtcAGTAGACTGacatttaaattttctaaaacATTATTCAAGAGAAGGACTGAGAATCGTTCCCCAAGTTGACATATTCCTTTGTTTCCTTAAGGTGATATTCTTTTAAGTTAGAGGGATGAAAGTAATAATAGCATGTATAGTTTAtaaatctcttccttccttcctctctccctccctccctcccttccttccttccttccttcccctctgatTTCATCTGTCTAAGAAGCTCTCAATGTAGAACTCCCCCTCTCAATGCAGATTTGCCATTTctagtcttacagagttgcctgaTAGCAATCAGGGCCCAAATGAATTTCCCAAGGGACACCTAGACATTATGTATGGGAGGCAGAATTtggatctaggtcttcctgactctaagggcagttctctattcactaggCCATGCTACCTTGCATACagaaggtacttaacaaatgttttaaaGTGAATTAATCAATACTAAGAAGGTTGTTGGGGGAGCTTGTACATAGTTGTGAGCCTGtagtctctctcatttgattgtgaatttcttgaggtcaggaattctcttttgcctctttttgtatccccagtgccctagcacagtacctgaagaatagtaggcacttaattgtggttgtgtggtttgtcctgaagaggaacatgacatcagggagatgatgacatgatttgcaattgactttgatttgagtgagggagggctatacaaagtcaccagcctcactttctcctccagagtcatctttgTCATGTggtcagatatggatcaggacaactggaggtggcccaggatgcaatgggagactttgaccttttaagttaaggtcttttcaagttctcactttaagtgaggcAACACTCCTTCAGGGAATAGAgctgtttaagaagtgagtcaagggatgaccactttaataatgaaaataaaaaaatccaactggaaggggaagatctttagggttgctgaccaaaagaaaaagttactatttacattcactaaGAGCCAGGAAGCCCCCCAAAATAACCATTAaatggtgcttgggcagggacctattgttgtccaatttATGAGATTCAGAGTGACTTGGGTTTAAGATttagtctttgagaaagaaatctagccagtaaaccccaagttaactaggtagCTTTTGGCACAACACCCTCAGGTAAGtgtagaggagaggggaagagagcaaAGTAGAGAggggaggacaggagagaggaggggaaggaaggggagggaagtggAGTTGCTCAACTAGAACTGGTCAGTGGGGTCTCTACTaatttaattaaaggggccatcccttgactcagttcttaaagagacctattcactgaaggggcattgcctcactcaaagtgagaacttgaaaagatcttagcttaaaagtGCTAAGGTCttccatggcatcctgggccatttccagtggtcctgatccatatctggccactctacccagatgactctggaggagaaagtgaggctggtgactttgcacagtcctctctttctcaaagtcaattgcaagtcatgtcatcatcttcctgatgtcatgttcctctttgagaatgaagaataaacCACAACCTAtgaggtacttagtaaatgttcagTTAATAGACtgatatttaaattttcaaaatattagtcagaagaagtgatactcATGGGagtattattagcctcattttgcagacaaggaagcAGGTTTTCAAAGAAGTTAAAAGCCTTAACCAGAGGCCACCTAGCTAGGTGCTAAGTCTCAGAGCAGGGACTGGACTAAAGTAGTCTAAATTAATCTGCATTCTGCAGGgatttgtttctgtttgagtttaacACAGCTGAACTGGATAACCTCTAATGTTCCCTCTAGCTCTACAGTAGTGATACCATGAGGGATTTCACAAATTCTTgaataatttgtattttctttctatgaACATTAAAATTGAGAATGTGTTTAAACCATTGTGTTAACTTGGGGGGAATCTGTTTCAGGATTGAAATTCAACAGTTTGGGGTGAAAGTCTGCATGATTGAGCCTGGCTATTTCAAAACAAACATTACAGATATTCAGAACTTCCAGAAGAATTTAGAAAAGTCTTGGAATGAAGGCCCATTGGAAATTAAAGAAAGCTATGGACAAGAATTCTTTGAGAAAAGTgagtttctctcttttgatcaagATGGTATGTTCTatgagggggaaaataaaaggatGAATTTTGGCATTTATAAGAATGTCTCTGAGTGTGGTATTTCAGCATGGAGTAGATTGGAAGAAGTTCTGTTCCCTTGGTGCTGGGTCTGTAGTGTTGCCTGAAGAAGATAAGGACGCAATGAGGCCTTTCTGGGATCTGCTAAGGGGAAGACCATACTTGTAAGGCtcacacagatgaagaaactgaggcctgggaaagtccagtttaaatattttagattaaaAGTAGGAAAGTGAGGATCTGAATCCATTTCTCCAAAGGTTTTGTGCCTCACTTGACATTAGTAATCAgaatatcatcatcattgtctCTGCTGTAGAATCTATCAAGGAATGATTTATGGTCTTAACCCTTTCATGGTAGATACCTTGTAGGTAGAGAACCTGTCTTAAAAGACAGTCTTATGTTTTGCAAATCAAATCCTTTGTTTTAGTCAACAAACTAAAATACAGAGGAATCTGTAAACACATCCTCTTCATTAAAAGCAGTGTTTGTAAATATGAGGAGATTTACTTGTTATATTGAGGAGGAGGGTTGGAGAAAGAAGAGTTTCTAAGTAATGACTGTAGGTATTGTTCATTTTAAACAAACTTGATcacatgaaattttttttgtgtgtgtttccatttccatttatttatttattttttattttaaaaatttatttatttatttaacttttaacattcattttcacagaattttgggctccaaattttctccccccaccccaaaacaccaagcattccaattgcccccatcaccaatctgctctctcctccatcattcctctctgcccttgtagGGGAGggcatcctctcctctgtcctgaagggccaaataactttctatacccctttacctgtatttcttatttcctagcagcaagaacagtactcgacagttgttcctaaaactttgagttccaacttcttttcctccctccctccccaccccctccctttggaaggcaagcaattcaatataggccaaatctgtgtagttttgcaaatgacttccataatagttgtgttgtataagactaactatatttccctccatcctatactgccccccatcacttctattctctcttttgatcctgtccctccccatgagtgtcgacctcaaattgcaccctcctctccatgccctcccttccaacatgAAATTTTTAATGTACAAAATTAACCAAGTAAGGTGGGGATTTTTGTGCTGAGGCCTTATAGGCAGGAGAAGGCTGTTGGCCTTGACTGATAAAATGTGATACTGTAGTCCAGATTAAAGGAGAGGAGTAAAGTTCTGGAAGCTGTAGTTGTGGAGGCTGTTgatatcaaattcaaataaaaacaaaggacaCTGACTTACATAAAGATCCTTGTGATTCAtctattgacttagttttaaaatgtaacattgtccatgttttatcatatttctatttattttgttaaatatttcctaatagcACTTTAATCTAGTATGGTGACACTCTGGAATTGTGGGCCCTATGTTGGGTCAGGAACCTTGTGTTAGACACCTCTGTTCTAGGCATAAGAGAAAGTTCTGACATCTGATGATGGTAGAGTTGGTAATCAGTTATGGAGAGGATATCTCAGAGTCAGGAACATATCCCAAAGGAAATAGAAACTGCTAATTTGAGACTCAAACTCCCAGCGTAGACTCAAAGTATTTAAAGTTGGGTGCGACCCATTTAGTCCaatgcttttattttacagatgaggcaattgagacCCCCAAGAAGTTAAGTGTTAAGTTAAGTTAAGTCCAGGTTCCTTGATCAAAGATCTAAAGTTCTTCCCATTACATGGTACAACCTCTCctaatttctttttgttccaATCTCAGACATACCAGGGGTTTGGCTACCTTTACACACAGTTCAttaggatttttgttttgtttatttttttccctctgggaACATATCTCTGATTTGAAAGTCAACAAGGAAAAAGTTAATTTTGTTAAGATACTCAGGGTCTTGTGATTTATAATTGTTCAGATAGGttatatagtagaaagaattttGGACTTAGAGTTTCAAAGACTTGAGTTTACATCCtccctcagactcttactagctgtgtggctatggcaagtcacttagccttacaatctcattttcttcatctatagaatgaaaataaaaatacctgCCACCTACcctgcagggttattgtgagaattaaatatgTGCAAAATACATTACCAACTTTAAGATTCattgtataaatgctagatattattattctgATGGAAGATAccttattaataatttttttacttaTAAAAGGAAGGTTGCTTATGTTTCAGAATTTAAGTTTCAGTCATTTTGAGGAAGTTGAATGAGTTTTCTTTGAATGCTGAATGAATGGGGAAATTGTCCAAAGATTTGTCCAAAGATTTGTATGAGTCTTCCATTGGTTACATTTGGATTTCTATAAACTTGTGCCATCGGATTTTAGACTGATAAAGCGAGGAACAAAAAAGCTAACTACTTTT is part of the Notamacropus eugenii isolate mMacEug1 chromosome 3, mMacEug1.pri_v2, whole genome shotgun sequence genome and harbors:
- the HSD17B6 gene encoding 17-beta-hydroxysteroid dehydrogenase type 6 isoform X1; translated protein: MLRGVVESGLGEGTSERPIASMLFYLACLIGFYYLFRWYRERQVVSNLEDKYVFITGCDTGFGNLLAKQLDLRGLRVLAACLTEKGAEQLRRGTSDRVETVILDVTKTESINAAAQWVKERVGNKGLWGLVNNAGVAYPEVCTELMTKDNLTKTLNVNLIGVIEVTMSMLQMVKQARGRIVNVSSILGRLAFISVPYSCSKYGVEAFSDCLRIEIQQFGVKVCMIEPGYFKTNITDIQNFQKNLEKSWNEGPLEIKESYGQEFFEKTLTSLVKSMQRCSTNLYLVTDCMEHALTSSYPRYRYSAGWDARFFFIPISYLPTVLLDYILSANNHKPAHAV
- the HSD17B6 gene encoding 17-beta-hydroxysteroid dehydrogenase type 6 isoform X2; the protein is MLFYLACLIGFYYLFRWYRERQVVSNLEDKYVFITGCDTGFGNLLAKQLDLRGLRVLAACLTEKGAEQLRRGTSDRVETVILDVTKTESINAAAQWVKERVGNKGLWGLVNNAGVAYPEVCTELMTKDNLTKTLNVNLIGVIEVTMSMLQMVKQARGRIVNVSSILGRLAFISVPYSCSKYGVEAFSDCLRIEIQQFGVKVCMIEPGYFKTNITDIQNFQKNLEKSWNEGPLEIKESYGQEFFEKTLTSLVKSMQRCSTNLYLVTDCMEHALTSSYPRYRYSAGWDARFFFIPISYLPTVLLDYILSANNHKPAHAV